The following proteins are co-located in the Polymorphospora rubra genome:
- a CDS encoding ABC transporter ATP-binding protein — MTLLAREVGIRFGATDALRGADIEIGEGELVAVMGPSGSGKSTLLHVLAGILRPDRGEIRLGDRRIDNLADGARSSLRLTSFGFVLQFGDLVPELSLRENVELPLRLLKVRRSETRARAAALLRELEVEEFADRRPGEVSGGQAQRAAVARALVHRPAVVFADEPTGALDSVAGELVLDALTGLARQQGSAVVMVTHEARVAAYADRTVFLRDGQVAA, encoded by the coding sequence ATGACCCTCCTTGCCCGCGAGGTCGGGATCCGGTTCGGGGCGACCGACGCGTTACGGGGCGCGGACATCGAGATCGGCGAGGGCGAACTCGTCGCGGTGATGGGCCCGTCCGGCTCCGGCAAGTCCACCCTGCTGCACGTACTCGCCGGCATCCTGCGCCCCGACCGGGGCGAGATCCGGCTCGGCGACCGGCGTATCGACAACCTCGCCGACGGCGCCCGCAGTTCCCTGCGCCTGACCTCGTTCGGGTTCGTGCTCCAGTTCGGTGACCTGGTTCCGGAACTGTCGCTGCGGGAGAACGTGGAGCTGCCGCTGCGGCTGCTCAAGGTCCGCCGGTCGGAGACCCGCGCCCGGGCCGCCGCGCTGCTGCGCGAACTGGAGGTCGAGGAGTTCGCCGACCGCCGCCCCGGCGAGGTTTCCGGCGGTCAGGCCCAGCGGGCGGCGGTCGCCCGCGCCCTGGTGCACCGTCCGGCCGTCGTCTTCGCCGACGAGCCGACCGGGGCGCTGGACAGCGTCGCCGGTGAACTGGTGCTCGACGCGCTCACCGGACTGGCCCGCCAGCAGGGCAGCGCGGTGGTGATGGTGACCCACGAGGCGCGCGTCGCCGCGTACGCCGACCGGACCGTCTTCCTGCGCGACGGACAGGTCGCCGCATGA
- a CDS encoding glycine--tRNA ligase, protein MQDALARLAAYWGEQGCLTVQPMNTEVGAGTLNPATFLRVLGPEPWRVAYVEPSVRPDDARYGENPNRVQTHTQFQVILKPEPGNSQELYLGSLAALGIDVAAHDVRFVEDNWASPALGAWGLGWEVWLDGLEITQFTYFQQAGGINLDPPAVEITYGLERILMALQGVRHFKEIAYTDTVSYGELFGQGEYEMSRYYLDDADIAANRSLLQLYAAEAQRMIDAGLPVPAHTYVLKCSHAFNVLDARGAVSTAERATEFARMRKLAGDVARLWMERRAELDHPLGVCAPIAVPGAVDVDLVPRGPEPRAFVCEVGTEEMPPVEGRAAAGQLARELEARLAATRLAHGRVTVRATPRRLVALVEEVAAREEDQDRVVKGPKAAAAFDAAGNPTPAVRGFARAQGVEVADLVRQQVGNAEHMVLVRREIGRGAPEVLAGVVEGAVGALRSGRNMRWNDPKLAFTRPIRWLLALWGDQVVPARVSALVADRRTRVLRTAPAPEITVDSAESYVETVEAAGIVLDHADRRSRIIEGARALSAGVAGHVDIDGESGLIEQVAFLVEQPTPLLGGFDESYLSLPEAVLATVMRKHQRYLPVRGADGRLLPYFVAVANGPVDVDLVRAGNEAVLRARYEDALFFYRTDREAPLAVMRERLARLTFTDRLGSVAERADRIGALARRLADEVGLDGPDRAVLDRAAELVKFDLGSQLVTEMTSLAGTMARDYAAHAGEPAAVAEALFEAERPRNTEDALPRGAAGELLSVADRLDLLTGLAATVGLPTGSSDQFALRRAALGLLGVFRRRPVLAPVSLRAALGMAAQLQPVPVSDEVLEAVAEFVTRRFEQQLTEEDQPVDRIRAVLPHADRPYLLDRILAQLAKQVEQPGFQQLTEALQRARRIVPAGTPAEYDPGVLVEPAEVALHDALVRARAGLGEAPDLDRFVEAVGGIVRPVNTFFDDVFVMVDDEPLRRARLGLLASVADLGAPVLAWEHLRM, encoded by the coding sequence ATGCAGGATGCGCTGGCCCGACTCGCCGCCTACTGGGGCGAGCAGGGTTGCCTGACGGTCCAGCCGATGAACACCGAGGTGGGCGCGGGCACGCTCAACCCGGCGACGTTCCTGCGGGTGCTCGGTCCGGAGCCGTGGCGGGTCGCGTACGTCGAGCCGTCGGTCCGCCCCGACGACGCCCGGTACGGGGAGAACCCGAACCGGGTCCAGACGCACACCCAGTTCCAGGTGATCCTGAAGCCGGAGCCGGGCAACAGCCAGGAGCTGTATCTGGGCAGCCTGGCGGCGCTCGGGATCGACGTCGCGGCGCACGACGTGCGGTTCGTCGAGGACAACTGGGCGTCGCCGGCGCTGGGCGCCTGGGGGCTGGGCTGGGAGGTCTGGCTCGACGGGCTGGAGATCACCCAGTTCACGTACTTCCAGCAGGCGGGTGGGATCAACCTCGACCCGCCGGCGGTGGAGATCACGTACGGGCTGGAGCGCATCCTGATGGCGTTGCAGGGGGTGCGGCACTTCAAGGAGATCGCCTACACCGACACCGTCTCGTACGGGGAACTGTTCGGCCAGGGCGAGTACGAGATGTCGCGCTACTACCTCGACGACGCGGACATCGCGGCGAACCGCAGCCTGTTGCAGCTGTACGCGGCCGAGGCGCAGCGGATGATCGACGCCGGGTTGCCGGTGCCGGCGCACACGTACGTGTTGAAGTGTTCGCACGCGTTCAACGTGCTCGACGCGCGGGGTGCGGTGTCGACGGCGGAGCGGGCGACCGAGTTCGCCCGGATGCGTAAGTTGGCCGGTGACGTGGCGCGGTTGTGGATGGAGCGCCGGGCCGAGCTGGATCATCCGTTGGGGGTCTGCGCGCCGATCGCCGTACCCGGGGCTGTTGATGTTGACCTGGTGCCGCGTGGGCCGGAGCCGCGCGCGTTCGTGTGCGAGGTCGGCACCGAGGAGATGCCGCCGGTCGAGGGGCGGGCTGCCGCTGGCCAGCTGGCGCGGGAACTGGAGGCGCGGCTGGCGGCTACCCGGCTGGCACACGGTCGGGTCACGGTGCGGGCGACGCCGCGCCGGCTGGTCGCGCTGGTCGAGGAGGTCGCGGCCCGCGAGGAGGACCAGGACCGGGTGGTGAAGGGGCCGAAGGCGGCGGCGGCGTTCGACGCGGCCGGGAACCCGACCCCGGCGGTGCGGGGGTTCGCGCGGGCGCAGGGGGTCGAGGTCGCCGACCTGGTACGGCAGCAGGTCGGCAACGCCGAGCACATGGTGCTGGTGCGGCGTGAGATCGGGCGGGGTGCGCCCGAGGTGCTGGCCGGTGTCGTCGAGGGTGCGGTCGGTGCGTTGCGGTCGGGCCGGAACATGCGGTGGAACGACCCGAAGCTGGCGTTCACCCGGCCGATCCGGTGGCTGCTGGCGTTGTGGGGTGACCAGGTGGTGCCGGCGCGGGTGTCGGCGCTGGTCGCCGACCGGCGGACCCGGGTGCTGCGGACGGCGCCCGCCCCGGAGATCACCGTCGACTCGGCGGAGTCCTATGTGGAGACGGTGGAGGCCGCCGGGATCGTGCTCGATCACGCGGACCGGCGTTCCCGGATCATCGAGGGGGCGCGGGCACTGTCCGCCGGGGTGGCCGGCCACGTCGACATCGACGGCGAGTCGGGCCTGATCGAGCAGGTCGCGTTCCTGGTGGAGCAGCCGACGCCGCTGCTGGGCGGGTTCGACGAGAGCTACCTGTCGCTGCCGGAGGCGGTGCTGGCGACGGTGATGCGCAAGCACCAGCGTTACCTGCCGGTGCGGGGTGCCGACGGGCGGCTGCTGCCGTACTTCGTCGCGGTCGCGAACGGGCCGGTCGACGTCGACCTGGTCCGGGCCGGGAACGAGGCGGTGCTGCGGGCCCGGTACGAGGACGCGTTGTTCTTCTACCGCACCGACCGGGAGGCGCCGCTCGCGGTGATGCGGGAGCGGCTGGCCCGCTTGACGTTCACCGACCGGCTCGGTTCGGTCGCGGAGCGGGCGGACCGGATCGGCGCGCTGGCCCGGCGGCTCGCGGACGAGGTCGGGCTCGACGGGCCGGACCGGGCGGTGCTCGACCGGGCCGCGGAGCTGGTCAAGTTCGACCTCGGCAGCCAGCTGGTGACGGAGATGACCAGTCTCGCCGGGACGATGGCCCGCGACTACGCGGCCCATGCCGGGGAGCCGGCGGCGGTGGCCGAGGCGTTGTTCGAGGCGGAGCGGCCCCGCAACACCGAGGACGCGCTTCCGCGGGGCGCCGCGGGTGAGCTGCTGTCGGTCGCGGACCGGCTCGACCTGCTGACCGGGCTGGCGGCGACGGTAGGGCTGCCGACCGGGAGCAGTGACCAGTTCGCGCTGCGCCGGGCCGCGCTCGGGTTGCTCGGGGTGTTCCGCCGGCGACCGGTGCTGGCGCCGGTGTCGCTGCGTGCGGCGCTGGGGATGGCGGCGCAACTGCAGCCGGTTCCGGTCTCCGACGAGGTGCTGGAGGCCGTCGCCGAGTTCGTCACCCGCCGGTTCGAGCAGCAGCTCACCGAGGAGGACCAGCCGGTCGACCGGATCCGGGCGGTGCTGCCGCACGCCGACCGGCCGTACCTGCTGGACCGGATCCTGGCCCAGCTGGCGAAGCAGGTCGAGCAGCCCGGGTTCCAGCAGCTCACCGAGGCGTTGCAGCGGGCGCGGCGGATCGTGCCGGCCGGCACCCCGGCGGAGTACGACCCGGGGGTGCTGGTCGAGCCGGCGGAGGTCGCGCTGCACGACGCGCTGGTGCGGGCCCGGGCCGGGCTCGGTGAGGCGCCGGACCTGGACCGGTTCGTCGAAGCGGTGGGTGGCATCGTACGGCCGGTGAACACGTTCTTCGACGACGTGTTCGTGATGGTCGACGACGAGCCGCTGCGGCGGGCCAGGTTGGGGCTGCTCGCGTCGGTCGCCGACCTCGGTGCCCCGGTATTGGCCTGGGAGCACCTGCGGATGTGA
- a CDS encoding PadR family transcriptional regulator yields the protein MSVSRTLLGLLEPEAQHGYTLRRRYDGWFGSSRPLKSAQVYATLQRLDRDGLIELAGVTAGEGPDRRMYAITDAGVSELERWLEEPEVPDVTATRRVLFAKMVIALSSGRSATQLLDQQRQAHLARMRDMRALRQRGDLITQLDADFEMYHLDADLKWIDGAQARLDRLAALIGETDEGPA from the coding sequence ATGTCGGTCTCCCGCACCCTGCTCGGCCTGCTCGAGCCGGAAGCACAGCACGGTTACACACTGCGCCGCCGCTACGACGGCTGGTTCGGTTCGTCCCGGCCGCTGAAGTCGGCCCAGGTCTACGCCACCCTGCAACGGCTCGACCGCGACGGCCTGATCGAGTTGGCCGGGGTGACCGCCGGCGAGGGCCCGGACCGCCGGATGTACGCCATCACCGACGCCGGAGTGTCCGAACTGGAGCGGTGGCTGGAAGAGCCCGAGGTGCCCGACGTGACCGCCACCCGCCGGGTGCTGTTCGCGAAGATGGTCATCGCACTGTCCAGCGGCCGGTCGGCGACCCAACTGCTCGACCAGCAACGGCAGGCCCACCTCGCCCGGATGCGCGACATGCGGGCGCTGCGCCAGCGCGGCGACCTGATCACCCAACTCGACGCCGACTTCGAGATGTACCACCTCGACGCCGACCTCAAGTGGATCGACGGCGCCCAGGCCCGCCTGGACCGGCTCGCCGCTCTGATCGGTGAGACCGACGAGGGGCCGGCATGA
- a CDS encoding MFS transporter → MATPWISADLQPSGTQLLWVMDVYGFLMAGLLLTMGSLGDRIGRRKLLLIGAVAFGAASLLAAYANSTELLIAARALLGIGGATLAPSTLALIRNMFHDADQRRAAIGIWTGAFTGGVALGPIIGGLLLEHFWWGSVFLINVPVMVLLLILAPILLPEHRDPAGGRFDLLSALLSIAAVLPVIYGIKELAEVGLHWPAVLAIVVGLGFGVLFVRRQSTMADPLIDIGFFRNGAFSAAIAAYAIMVFASAGTGYLAVQYMQVVLGLRPFTAALWMLPTVGGTMVGIALATALVRVARPALVAGAGLAVAGCGFLLVSRIGVDSSEIVVIAGYTVLTLGIGMVAPLAIDLIVSTAPPSRAGTAAALGETGAEFGGALGIAVLGSVAIVAYRDGIGDSLPAGVPAGAADAATGTLGGAVAAAGGLPAELAGPLMQAANVAFTDGFKLAAVVGAALLFTTAVVVGVRLRRVRLDQPVSH, encoded by the coding sequence ATGGCCACGCCCTGGATCAGCGCCGACCTGCAACCCAGCGGCACCCAACTGCTCTGGGTGATGGACGTCTACGGCTTCCTGATGGCCGGTCTGCTGCTGACCATGGGCTCGCTCGGCGACCGCATCGGCCGGCGGAAACTGCTGCTGATCGGTGCCGTCGCCTTCGGCGCGGCCTCCCTGCTCGCCGCGTACGCGAACAGCACCGAACTGCTCATCGCCGCCCGCGCCCTGCTCGGCATCGGTGGCGCCACCCTCGCCCCGTCGACGCTGGCCCTGATCCGCAACATGTTCCACGACGCCGACCAGCGCCGTGCCGCGATCGGCATCTGGACCGGCGCGTTCACCGGTGGCGTCGCACTCGGCCCGATCATCGGCGGGCTGCTGCTCGAACACTTCTGGTGGGGATCGGTCTTCCTGATCAACGTGCCGGTGATGGTGCTGCTGCTGATCCTGGCTCCGATCCTGCTGCCCGAGCACCGGGATCCGGCCGGTGGCCGCTTCGACCTGCTCAGCGCGCTGCTGTCGATAGCGGCCGTACTGCCGGTCATCTACGGGATCAAGGAGTTGGCCGAGGTCGGTCTGCACTGGCCGGCGGTGCTGGCGATCGTGGTCGGGCTCGGGTTCGGGGTGCTGTTCGTCCGTCGCCAGTCGACCATGGCAGATCCGCTGATCGACATCGGCTTCTTCCGCAACGGTGCGTTCAGCGCCGCCATCGCGGCGTACGCGATCATGGTCTTCGCCAGCGCCGGCACCGGCTACCTCGCCGTGCAGTACATGCAGGTCGTACTCGGGCTCCGGCCGTTCACCGCCGCCCTGTGGATGCTCCCGACGGTCGGCGGGACCATGGTCGGCATCGCGCTGGCCACCGCACTTGTCCGGGTGGCCCGGCCCGCCCTCGTCGCTGGCGCCGGCCTGGCCGTCGCCGGCTGCGGATTCCTGCTGGTCAGCCGGATCGGCGTCGACTCGTCCGAGATCGTGGTCATCGCCGGCTACACCGTACTGACGCTCGGGATCGGGATGGTCGCCCCGCTCGCCATCGACCTGATCGTCTCCACCGCCCCGCCGTCCCGGGCCGGCACCGCGGCGGCGCTCGGCGAGACCGGTGCCGAGTTCGGCGGCGCGCTCGGCATCGCCGTCCTGGGCAGTGTCGCCATCGTCGCCTACCGGGACGGGATCGGTGACTCACTGCCCGCCGGCGTGCCGGCCGGGGCCGCCGACGCCGCGACCGGCACCCTCGGCGGCGCGGTCGCCGCCGCCGGTGGGCTCCCGGCGGAACTCGCCGGCCCGCTGATGCAGGCGGCGAACGTCGCGTTCACCGACGGCTTCAAACTGGCCGCGGTCGTGGGCGCCGCCCTGCTGTTCACCACCGCCGTCGTGGTCGGCGTCCGGCTGCGTCGGGTACGTCTCGACCAGCCGGTATCCCATTGA
- a CDS encoding TetR/AcrR family transcriptional regulator, which produces MGHREDLLAGAKRLVKEKSFGQITARDLVAESGTNLASIGYHFGSKEALLNAAILATFDEWGDAITPAVEMAADGEPVDRLEAFLNGIVAAVRADRTVAAGSTQALAVALHAAEVRTQVAETFKVARRDMVALLLLVDPDDVTEEQARTVGSLAMTMINGMVLQWLIDPDNAPTGHDLAVALRALAGQPT; this is translated from the coding sequence ATGGGACATCGGGAGGACCTGCTTGCCGGCGCGAAACGCCTGGTCAAGGAGAAGAGCTTCGGGCAGATCACCGCCCGCGACCTGGTCGCCGAATCCGGCACCAACCTCGCCTCGATCGGCTACCACTTCGGGTCGAAGGAAGCCCTGCTGAACGCGGCGATCCTGGCCACGTTCGACGAATGGGGTGACGCGATCACGCCGGCGGTCGAGATGGCCGCCGACGGGGAACCGGTGGACCGGCTGGAAGCGTTCCTGAACGGCATCGTCGCGGCGGTCCGGGCCGACCGGACGGTGGCGGCGGGAAGCACCCAGGCGCTCGCCGTCGCGTTGCACGCGGCCGAGGTCCGTACCCAGGTCGCGGAAACCTTCAAGGTCGCCCGCCGCGACATGGTGGCCCTGCTGCTGCTCGTCGACCCCGACGACGTCACCGAGGAACAGGCGCGGACCGTCGGCTCGCTTGCCATGACGATGATCAACGGCATGGTGCTGCAGTGGCTCATCGACCCCGACAACGCCCCGACCGGCCACGACCTCGCCGTAGCCCTGCGCGCCCTGGCCGGTCAGCCGACCTGA
- a CDS encoding GNAT family N-acetyltransferase translates to MTANDLRIRGYRDADLPRLTDTFAGWIAQAGSCGYDHVGEVPHRIYENLRGRPVGELVQLWERGGDIIGLAVNGRFGNAFDVFTAPGLRGGAAELTMLRAAADTTAGQTDEGAVLTDVFDADTTRIELLERLGFVRFRTWDHVNERDLGEAVGEPRLPDGFTVRSARLADAEQLAAARNHSFGTTWTGDLYRSAVMTKPGYDPGHEIVVESPDGRIAAFAVCWIDRRNRVGHFEPVGTHRDFQRRGLAGAAMRHAMRWMAGLGLTRVTVSHDAENVAASRLYASLGFRKRYETYGYRRAIDTVRRARSR, encoded by the coding sequence GTGACAGCGAACGACCTGCGGATCCGCGGCTACCGCGATGCCGACCTGCCCCGCCTGACGGACACCTTCGCCGGCTGGATCGCACAGGCCGGAAGCTGCGGGTACGACCACGTCGGCGAGGTGCCGCACCGGATCTACGAGAACCTGCGCGGCCGTCCGGTCGGCGAACTCGTGCAGCTGTGGGAGCGGGGCGGTGACATCATCGGGCTGGCCGTCAACGGCCGGTTCGGCAACGCGTTCGATGTCTTCACCGCCCCCGGGCTGCGGGGTGGGGCGGCCGAGCTGACGATGCTGCGGGCGGCGGCCGACACGACCGCCGGTCAGACCGACGAGGGGGCGGTCCTGACCGACGTCTTCGACGCGGACACAACCAGGATCGAACTGCTGGAACGGCTCGGCTTCGTCCGCTTCCGCACCTGGGACCACGTCAACGAGCGCGACCTAGGTGAGGCCGTCGGAGAGCCCCGGCTCCCCGACGGCTTCACCGTACGGTCCGCGCGGCTGGCCGACGCCGAGCAGCTCGCCGCCGCCCGCAACCATTCGTTCGGCACCACCTGGACCGGCGACCTCTACCGGTCGGCGGTGATGACAAAGCCGGGGTACGACCCCGGGCACGAGATCGTCGTCGAGTCGCCGGACGGCCGGATCGCCGCTTTCGCGGTCTGCTGGATCGACCGGCGCAACCGGGTCGGGCACTTCGAACCGGTCGGCACCCACCGGGACTTCCAGCGCCGCGGGCTGGCCGGGGCGGCGATGCGGCACGCGATGCGGTGGATGGCGGGACTCGGCCTGACCCGGGTCACCGTCAGCCACGACGCCGAGAACGTCGCCGCCAGCCGGCTCTACGCCTCCCTCGGGTTCCGGAAGCGGTACGAGACCTACGGCTACCGGCGGGCGATCGACACCGTCAGACGAGCACGCTCCAGGTGA
- a CDS encoding peptidoglycan DD-metalloendopeptidase family protein: MNDESRSRRPRDVAASRRTLLAALGAGVGAGALGLPGPAAAAGPGTWTNPTRGTLTSGYKTPSRPGHLGWDVAAAQGTPVYAAAAGTVRDIRTGSYPGDQTSGPLPGRTGNSVHLNHVDSFFTYYGHLHRVLVSPGQQISCGQLIGLMGTTGNSTGPHLHFEIHRPRLTSTDPRVFLANRGISLGSTAPLGSTGWPSVSGGTGWVQRTIQYLLRGRGVSVVVDGYFGPGTASAVRTFQSGRGLHADGLVGPITWTALILPVQQGSSGDGVRAAQTALNARGAALLVDGAFGAVSAAAARSFQSANGLLADGQVGPLTWSVLV; this comes from the coding sequence ATGAACGATGAGAGTCGATCGCGCCGGCCGCGTGACGTCGCGGCGAGCCGGCGTACCCTGCTTGCCGCCCTGGGCGCCGGGGTCGGCGCCGGCGCGCTCGGACTGCCCGGCCCGGCCGCCGCCGCCGGCCCCGGCACCTGGACCAACCCGACCCGCGGCACCCTGACCTCCGGATACAAGACCCCGAGCCGGCCCGGTCACCTCGGCTGGGACGTCGCCGCCGCCCAGGGCACCCCGGTCTACGCGGCCGCCGCCGGCACCGTCCGCGACATCCGGACCGGCTCCTACCCTGGCGACCAGACCAGCGGTCCGCTGCCCGGACGCACCGGCAACAGCGTCCACCTCAACCACGTCGACAGCTTCTTCACCTACTACGGCCACCTGCACCGGGTCCTGGTCAGCCCCGGCCAGCAGATCAGTTGCGGACAGCTGATCGGGCTGATGGGCACCACCGGCAACTCCACCGGCCCGCACCTGCACTTCGAGATCCACCGGCCCCGGCTCACCTCGACCGACCCCCGGGTGTTCCTGGCCAACCGGGGGATCAGCCTCGGCTCGACCGCCCCGCTCGGCAGCACCGGCTGGCCCTCGGTCTCCGGCGGCACCGGCTGGGTCCAGCGGACCATCCAGTACCTGCTCCGCGGCCGGGGCGTCTCCGTCGTCGTCGACGGCTACTTCGGGCCCGGCACCGCCTCGGCCGTCCGTACGTTCCAGAGTGGACGCGGCCTCCACGCCGACGGTCTGGTCGGCCCGATCACCTGGACCGCGCTGATCCTGCCCGTGCAGCAGGGCAGCTCCGGCGACGGGGTCCGGGCCGCCCAGACAGCGCTGAACGCCCGCGGTGCCGCACTCCTGGTCGACGGCGCCTTCGGCGCGGTCAGCGCCGCCGCGGCCCGTAGCTTCCAGAGCGCGAACGGGCTGCTCGCCGACGGCCAGGTTGGCCCGCTCACCTGGAGCGTGCTCGTCTGA